In Geothermobacter ehrlichii, a single window of DNA contains:
- the narJ gene encoding nitrate reductase molybdenum cofactor assembly chaperone, with protein sequence MSGLRQHQDLCLQFASLLDYPGPDIAGRSAACVAALRQVSSAAAAALEEFARFVEQGEPNRIEETFIATFELQALCQPYVGYQLCGESQQRTLFMIRLQQLYRQHGFTPGKELPDHLGEMLRFIGSIDDRSCRDEIIADGLLPALEKLVDGGEADAHPYLALLRSLRIFLAETVVAGDERPAADPPKECVS encoded by the coding sequence ATGAGCGGACTTCGCCAACACCAGGATCTCTGCCTGCAGTTTGCCAGCCTGCTCGACTATCCCGGGCCGGATATCGCCGGGCGGAGCGCGGCCTGCGTTGCGGCCCTGCGACAGGTCAGCTCGGCGGCGGCCGCCGCCCTGGAGGAGTTCGCCCGCTTTGTCGAGCAGGGCGAACCGAACCGGATCGAGGAAACGTTCATCGCCACTTTCGAGCTGCAGGCGCTCTGCCAGCCCTATGTCGGTTACCAGTTGTGCGGCGAGAGCCAGCAGCGCACCCTGTTTATGATCAGGCTGCAGCAGCTCTACCGGCAGCATGGCTTTACGCCGGGGAAGGAACTTCCGGATCACCTGGGTGAAATGCTGCGCTTCATCGGTTCGATCGATGACCGGAGCTGTCGGGACGAAATCATCGCGGACGGCCTGCTGCCGGCGCTGGAAAAACTCGTCGACGGGGGCGAGGCCGACGCCCACCCCTACCTGGCCCTGCTCCGGTCCCTGCGGATCTTTCTGGCCGAAACGGTCGTTGCCGGGGACGAGCGACCAGCCGCCGACCCGCCAAAGGAGTGTGTATCATGA
- the narH gene encoding nitrate reductase subunit beta: MNIRAQVSSVFHLDKCIGCHTCSIACKNLWTDRQGTEYMWWNNVETKPGTGYPTRWEDQDCYRGGWEKQRDGLRLKLGSRTGLLGKIFHNPHLPGMDDYYEPFTFRYGDLTSAPAGDDQPTARPVSMVSGRPMKIEAGPNWDDDLSGSTIYAANDPGVLRLSAEERQQLFAIEKMVFFHMPRICNHCLNPGCVASCPSGAIYKRGEDGIVLINQDKCRGWRMCVSACPYKKAYYGWTTGKSEKCILCYPRQEAGEAPACFHSCVGRIRYLGVLLYDADRIEATAMKNDGELAAAQREMILDPNDPQVQAEARKAGVPEQVLKAAQKSPVYKFVKEWGIALPLHPEFRTLPMLFYVPPLLPLLSMENQGTQKIAADFFTTLERARLPLQYLAGLFAGGNEDEVKAVYRRLIAVRIQRRNKSVGDLSAEELRKACEIAGLSVEQTEAIYRMTSLTRINERIVVPPMLREQAIEAGMDPEQYRQEMGFGSRRPPKRRW; the protein is encoded by the coding sequence ATGAACATACGGGCACAGGTGTCATCGGTTTTTCACCTCGACAAATGCATCGGCTGCCACACCTGCAGCATCGCCTGCAAGAACCTCTGGACCGATCGCCAGGGCACCGAATACATGTGGTGGAACAACGTGGAGACCAAGCCGGGGACCGGCTATCCGACCCGCTGGGAAGACCAGGATTGTTACCGGGGCGGCTGGGAAAAACAGAGAGACGGGCTGCGGCTGAAGCTTGGCAGCCGGACGGGACTGCTGGGGAAGATCTTTCACAATCCGCACCTGCCGGGAATGGACGACTACTACGAGCCCTTCACCTTCCGCTATGGCGACCTGACCAGTGCCCCGGCTGGTGACGACCAGCCGACCGCCCGGCCGGTGTCGATGGTCAGCGGCAGGCCGATGAAGATCGAAGCCGGCCCCAACTGGGACGACGACCTTTCCGGCTCCACCATCTACGCTGCCAACGACCCCGGGGTGCTCAGACTCAGTGCCGAGGAGCGGCAGCAGCTGTTCGCCATCGAGAAGATGGTCTTCTTCCACATGCCGCGGATCTGCAATCACTGCCTCAATCCCGGCTGCGTCGCCAGCTGCCCTTCCGGGGCCATCTACAAGCGCGGCGAGGATGGCATCGTCCTGATCAACCAGGACAAGTGCCGCGGCTGGCGGATGTGCGTCTCCGCCTGTCCCTACAAGAAGGCCTATTACGGCTGGACCACCGGCAAGTCGGAAAAATGCATCCTCTGCTACCCGCGCCAGGAGGCCGGGGAGGCACCGGCCTGCTTCCATTCCTGCGTCGGCCGGATCCGCTACCTGGGGGTGCTGCTCTACGACGCCGACCGGATCGAGGCGACCGCGATGAAAAACGACGGCGAACTGGCCGCGGCCCAGCGGGAGATGATTCTCGATCCCAACGATCCGCAGGTGCAGGCCGAGGCCCGCAAGGCCGGCGTTCCCGAGCAGGTTCTCAAGGCGGCGCAGAAATCCCCGGTCTACAAATTCGTCAAGGAGTGGGGCATCGCCCTGCCGCTCCATCCCGAATTCCGCACCCTGCCGATGCTCTTCTACGTACCGCCGCTGCTGCCCCTGCTGTCGATGGAGAACCAGGGGACCCAGAAGATCGCCGCTGATTTCTTCACCACCCTGGAGCGGGCCCGGTTGCCGCTGCAGTACCTGGCAGGCCTGTTCGCCGGCGGCAACGAGGACGAGGTCAAGGCGGTCTACCGGCGGCTGATCGCGGTGCGCATTCAGCGCCGAAACAAGAGCGTTGGCGATCTTTCCGCCGAGGAGCTGCGCAAGGCCTGCGAGATCGCCGGGCTGAGCGTCGAGCAGACCGAGGCGATCTACCGGATGACCTCGCTGACCCGGATCAATGAGCGCATCGTCGTGCCGCCGATGCTGCGGGAACAGGCGATCGAAGCCGGGATGGACCCCGAGCAATACAGGCAGGAGATGGGCTTCGGCAGCCGTCGCCCGCCGAAGAGGCGCTGGTAG
- a CDS encoding c-type cytochrome: MDRRRGTKQWQLLAPFLVLLVVLAAGEVFAVAGDAARGARLFAGGQALANGGAACIACHGFAASGFGAAGGANFGPDLSGLYADFGDEGVAEVLAELAFPSMEPIYAERPLTEQEQADLGAFFAAVQPGPAVGSGTLLVMALVALGIFMGLIGLLGQRRLRAVRQPLVEQSRKQGGNQV; the protein is encoded by the coding sequence ATGGACAGACGACGTGGAACGAAGCAGTGGCAGCTGCTCGCTCCCTTCCTGGTGTTGCTGGTTGTGCTGGCGGCGGGGGAGGTTTTCGCCGTCGCCGGTGACGCGGCGCGCGGCGCGCGCCTCTTTGCCGGCGGACAGGCGCTGGCCAACGGCGGTGCCGCCTGTATCGCCTGCCACGGTTTTGCCGCCAGCGGCTTCGGTGCTGCCGGCGGGGCGAATTTCGGCCCGGATCTGAGCGGTCTGTATGCCGACTTCGGTGATGAAGGGGTGGCCGAGGTGCTGGCCGAACTGGCCTTTCCGAGCATGGAGCCGATCTATGCCGAACGGCCCCTGACCGAGCAGGAGCAGGCCGATCTCGGCGCCTTCTTCGCCGCGGTGCAGCCGGGCCCGGCGGTGGGCAGTGGGACATTGCTGGTCATGGCGCTGGTCGCCCTGGGTATCTTCATGGGCCTCATCGGCCTGCTCGGTCAGCGCCGGCTGCGGGCCGTGCGGCAACCTCTGGTGGAACAATCCCGGAAACAGGGAGGGAATCAGGTATGA
- a CDS encoding nitrate reductase subunit alpha, whose protein sequence is MSWIKDIVDPKSRAWEEFYRNRNQCDKVVRSTHGVNCTGSCSWNVHVKDGIVGWELQATDYPELEEGIPPYEPRGCQRGISFSWYLYSPLRIKYPYLRGVLADLWRQARAEHDDPVAAWASIVENEASRKSYQQARGKGGFRRSSWDEVEEIIAASSIYIIKKYGADRMVGFSPIPAMSMLSFAGGARFMQLMGGVNLSFYDWYCDLPNASPEIWGEQTDVAESADWYNSKYIAVMGSNLDMTRTPDAHYLTEARHNGSKVTVLSPDFNITAKHADWWLPAHAGQDGAFWMAVNHVILSEFHHKAQTPYFLNYLKRYTDTPFLIEIEQKGEVRTAGRMVRAGDLKRYAGEENASFKFLVWDETADQPRMPLGTLGFRWQQQKGQWNLQMKDGQDGSDIVPRLSLQAGSDAVLQVAFDDFAAGKRVQRGVPVRYLETVRGRIAVTTVFDLLMAQFGVDRGLAGDYPLNYDDDAPYTPAWQEKFTGIDRANVIQFAREWASTAERTEGKCSIIIGAGINHWYHANLTYRAGIVALMLCGCVGKNGGGLNHYVGQEKLAPVAPWATIMGALDWSKPPRFQNSPSYHYVHTDQWRYERTSDEARINPVAEESPITQGHTIDHQIRAVRNGWLPFYPQFDRNPAEVVRQAEAAGAGSNQEIVDWTVRQLAEKKMKFAVEDPDAPENWPRLWIIWRGNALMSSAKGHEYFLKHYLGTHTNSIAPETAREFVKEVTWRDQAPEGKLDLVVDINFRMDTSALYSDIILPTATWYEKDDLNTTDMHSFIHPLQQAVPPCWESKSDWDIFKGLAKKVSELAATHLPEPVREIVAVPLQHDTPAEMAQPEIRDWSKGECEPIPGKTMPALVVVERDYVNLYRRFISYGPQVRKNGIGAHGLSFSVADFYDELKRIAPTQKWGGEEYPSLEEAVDAANVILHLAPETNGEIAYRAFEAEEKKVGLPLTDLAEKNRSVRMTFADLDRQPRRLLTSPIWSGLSNNGRAYSAFCLNVEKLVPWRTLTGRQHFYLDHQGYIAAGEHLPTYKPKPDHGTLQDFLATGTGDGGSIMLNYLTPHGKWSIHSTYGDNHQMLTLSRGCHPFWINDQDAAEIGVADNDWVEIYNDHGVVVTRAIVSSRLPRGICFLYHSPERTVGVPKSPLRGNRRAGGHNSLNRVRLKPNLMLGGYGQFTYGWNYWGPTGANRDTYIMVRKLDGEPNW, encoded by the coding sequence ATGAGCTGGATCAAGGATATCGTCGACCCGAAGTCGCGCGCCTGGGAGGAGTTCTATCGCAACCGCAACCAGTGCGACAAGGTGGTGCGCAGCACCCACGGGGTCAACTGTACCGGCAGCTGCTCGTGGAACGTGCATGTCAAGGACGGCATCGTCGGCTGGGAGCTGCAGGCGACCGACTATCCCGAACTGGAAGAGGGGATTCCCCCCTACGAGCCGCGCGGCTGTCAGCGCGGCATCTCCTTCTCCTGGTATCTCTACAGTCCGCTGCGGATCAAGTACCCCTATCTGCGTGGGGTTCTGGCCGATCTCTGGCGCCAGGCCAGAGCCGAGCACGATGATCCGGTCGCCGCCTGGGCCTCGATCGTCGAGAACGAGGCGAGCCGCAAGAGCTATCAGCAGGCCCGCGGCAAGGGCGGTTTCCGCCGTTCCAGCTGGGACGAGGTCGAAGAGATCATCGCCGCATCGTCGATTTATATCATCAAGAAGTACGGGGCCGACCGGATGGTCGGCTTCTCGCCGATTCCGGCCATGTCGATGCTCAGCTTTGCCGGGGGGGCCCGTTTCATGCAGCTGATGGGCGGCGTCAACCTGAGCTTCTACGACTGGTATTGCGATCTGCCGAACGCTTCCCCGGAGATCTGGGGCGAGCAGACCGACGTGGCGGAGAGCGCCGACTGGTACAACAGCAAGTATATCGCGGTGATGGGCTCCAACCTGGACATGACCCGGACCCCGGACGCCCACTACCTGACCGAAGCCCGCCACAACGGTTCCAAGGTCACGGTCCTCTCTCCCGATTTCAATATCACCGCCAAGCACGCCGACTGGTGGCTGCCCGCGCATGCCGGTCAGGACGGCGCCTTCTGGATGGCGGTCAATCATGTCATCCTCAGCGAATTTCATCACAAGGCGCAGACCCCCTATTTTCTCAATTACCTGAAGCGCTACACCGATACCCCCTTCCTGATCGAGATCGAGCAGAAAGGGGAGGTCCGCACCGCCGGCCGGATGGTGCGGGCCGGGGATCTGAAGCGTTACGCCGGGGAAGAGAACGCTTCCTTCAAGTTTCTGGTCTGGGACGAAACGGCGGATCAGCCGCGTATGCCGCTCGGCACTCTCGGCTTTCGCTGGCAGCAGCAGAAAGGACAGTGGAACCTGCAGATGAAGGATGGCCAGGACGGCAGCGACATCGTTCCCCGGCTCTCTCTGCAGGCAGGCAGCGATGCGGTGCTGCAGGTCGCCTTCGACGATTTCGCCGCGGGCAAAAGGGTGCAGCGCGGAGTGCCGGTCCGTTACCTGGAGACCGTCCGGGGGCGAATTGCGGTGACCACGGTCTTCGATCTGCTGATGGCGCAGTTCGGCGTCGATCGCGGCCTGGCGGGGGACTATCCGCTGAACTACGATGACGACGCCCCCTACACCCCGGCCTGGCAGGAGAAGTTCACCGGCATCGACCGGGCCAACGTCATCCAGTTCGCCCGCGAGTGGGCCTCGACAGCCGAACGGACCGAAGGCAAGTGTTCGATCATCATCGGCGCCGGCATCAACCACTGGTATCACGCCAACCTGACCTACCGGGCCGGCATCGTCGCCCTGATGCTTTGCGGCTGTGTCGGCAAGAACGGCGGCGGCCTCAATCACTACGTCGGCCAGGAAAAGCTCGCTCCGGTGGCGCCCTGGGCGACCATCATGGGCGCCCTCGACTGGTCGAAGCCGCCCCGCTTCCAGAACTCCCCCTCCTACCATTACGTGCATACCGACCAGTGGCGCTACGAGCGCACTTCCGACGAGGCGCGGATCAACCCGGTGGCCGAGGAGAGCCCGATCACCCAGGGGCACACCATCGACCATCAGATCCGGGCGGTGCGCAACGGCTGGCTCCCCTTCTATCCGCAGTTCGACCGCAATCCCGCCGAGGTGGTCCGGCAGGCCGAGGCCGCCGGCGCCGGCAGCAATCAGGAGATCGTCGACTGGACGGTCAGACAGTTGGCCGAGAAGAAGATGAAGTTCGCCGTCGAGGATCCGGACGCGCCGGAGAACTGGCCGCGGCTTTGGATCATCTGGCGCGGCAACGCGCTGATGTCGAGCGCCAAGGGGCACGAGTACTTCCTCAAGCACTATCTCGGTACCCACACCAACAGCATCGCCCCGGAGACGGCCAGGGAGTTCGTCAAGGAGGTCACCTGGCGCGACCAGGCGCCCGAAGGAAAGCTCGACCTGGTGGTCGACATCAACTTCCGCATGGATACCTCGGCGCTCTATTCGGACATCATTCTGCCGACCGCGACCTGGTACGAGAAAGACGATCTCAACACCACCGACATGCACTCTTTCATCCACCCCCTGCAGCAGGCGGTGCCGCCCTGCTGGGAGTCGAAGAGTGACTGGGACATCTTCAAGGGCCTGGCGAAAAAGGTCAGCGAGCTGGCCGCAACCCACCTGCCCGAGCCGGTGCGGGAGATCGTTGCGGTGCCGCTGCAGCACGACACCCCGGCCGAGATGGCCCAGCCGGAAATCAGGGACTGGAGCAAGGGCGAGTGCGAGCCGATCCCCGGCAAGACCATGCCCGCCCTGGTGGTGGTCGAGCGGGACTATGTCAATCTCTACAGGCGCTTCATCTCCTACGGGCCGCAGGTGCGCAAGAACGGCATCGGTGCTCACGGGCTCAGTTTTTCGGTCGCCGATTTCTACGATGAACTGAAACGGATTGCCCCGACCCAGAAATGGGGCGGCGAGGAATATCCTTCCCTGGAGGAGGCTGTCGATGCGGCCAACGTCATTCTGCATCTGGCTCCGGAAACCAACGGCGAGATCGCCTATCGTGCCTTCGAGGCCGAGGAGAAGAAGGTCGGATTGCCGCTGACCGACCTGGCGGAGAAGAACCGCAGTGTACGTATGACCTTCGCCGATCTCGACCGGCAGCCGCGGCGGCTGCTGACCAGCCCGATCTGGAGCGGCCTGAGCAACAACGGCCGGGCCTATTCCGCCTTCTGCCTCAATGTCGAGAAACTGGTTCCCTGGCGAACCCTGACCGGCCGCCAGCACTTCTACCTCGACCACCAGGGCTATATCGCCGCCGGCGAGCATCTGCCGACCTACAAGCCGAAGCCGGACCACGGCACCCTGCAGGACTTTCTGGCCACCGGGACCGGCGACGGCGGGAGTATCATGCTCAACTACCTGACCCCGCACGGCAAGTGGAGCATCCACAGCACCTACGGCGACAACCACCAGATGCTGACCCTGTCGCGCGGCTGTCATCCCTTCTGGATCAACGACCAGGACGCCGCCGAGATCGGCGTCGCCGACAACGACTGGGTGGAGATCTACAACGACCACGGGGTGGTGGTGACCCGGGCGATCGTCAGCTCGCGGCTGCCGCGCGGCATCTGTTTTCTCTACCACTCCCCGGAGCGGACCGTCGGCGTACCCAAATCACCGTTGCGCGGCAACAGGCGGGCCGGCGGTCACAACAGCCTGAACCGGGTGAGGCTCAAGCCGAACCTGATGCTGGGCGGCTATGGCCAGTTCACCTACGGCTGGAACTACTGGGGACCGACCGGTGCCAACCGGGACACCTACATCATGGTGCGCAAACTCGACGGCGAGCCGAACTGGTAA